One part of the Perognathus longimembris pacificus isolate PPM17 chromosome 10, ASM2315922v1, whole genome shotgun sequence genome encodes these proteins:
- the Cbln1 gene encoding cerebellin-1 gives MLGIVELLLLGAAWLAGPARGQNETEPIVLEGKCLVVCDSNPTSDPTGTALGISVRSGSAKVAFSAIRSTNHEPSEMSNRTMIIYFDQVLVNIGNNFDSERSTFIAPRKGIYSFNFHVVKVYNRQTIQVSLMLNGWPVISAFAGDQDVTREAASNGVLIQMEKGDRAYLKLERGNLMGGWKYSTFSGFLVFPL, from the exons ATGCTAGGCATCgtggagctgctgctgctgggggctGCGTGGCTGGCAGGCCCGGCCCGGGGTCAGAATGAGACGGAGCCCATCGTGCTGGAGGGCAAGTGCCTGGTGGTGTGCGACTCTAACCCCACGTCCGACCCTACGGGCACAGCTCTGGGCATCTCTGTGCGCTCCGGCAGCGCCAAGGTGGCTTTCTCTGCCATCaggagcaccaaccatgagccgTCCGAGATGAGTAATCGCACCATGATCATCTACTTCGACCAG GTACTAGTGAACATCGGGAACAACTTTGATTCAGAACGCAGCACTTTCATCGCCCCTCGAAAAGGGATCTACAGTTTTAACTTCCACGTGGTAAAAGTCTACAACAGACAGACCATCCAG GTGAGCCTTATGTTAAACGGGTGGCCGGTGATTTCTGCCTTCGCTGGTGACCAGGACGTGACCCGCGAGGCCGCCAGCAACGGAGTCCTAATCCAAATGGAGAAAGGCGACCGGGCATACCTCAAGTTGGAGCGGGGGAACTTGATGGGGGGCTGGAAGTACTCGACCTTCTCCGGATTCCTCGTGTTTCCTCTCTGA